One region of Pseudoalteromonas galatheae genomic DNA includes:
- a CDS encoding LysR family transcriptional regulator has protein sequence MNISKIDLNLLVYLDTLLRECNVTRAANQLSITQPAMSNGLKRLRNLFNDPILVRTSEGMVPTERALELQPVIRGILMTLEETLAPNREFEAASSNRVFRIMASDYAASTLAPKLLNKLHEEAPDTTLDILTPSDVTFHDVENGKVDMAINRFENLPQSFHHKRIWKDSFCCLVKSDNPVITNFTLDAYLKSRHIWVSKTGFGVGVGMDPADVQKLGWVDEALAHFGKHRNIATFTRNYHVAIHLAKEQNLIATLPSKAANIYRDDPTLAVLEPPFPIPPFELDMIWSPLLHRDASHIWLRQKIAEVAEELT, from the coding sequence GTGAACATTAGTAAAATTGACCTTAACCTGCTGGTTTACCTCGATACCTTGCTTCGAGAATGCAACGTAACACGTGCCGCAAATCAATTAAGTATTACCCAGCCAGCAATGAGTAATGGTCTTAAGCGCCTCAGAAACCTCTTTAATGACCCTATTTTAGTACGTACCAGCGAAGGCATGGTGCCGACAGAGCGCGCACTTGAGCTGCAGCCTGTGATCCGTGGCATACTTATGACTTTAGAGGAAACCTTAGCCCCTAACAGAGAGTTTGAGGCAGCGAGTAGTAATCGAGTATTTCGAATTATGGCCAGTGACTATGCCGCGAGTACACTTGCACCGAAACTCCTGAATAAACTCCATGAAGAAGCCCCAGATACGACCCTTGATATTCTCACGCCGAGTGATGTTACATTCCATGATGTGGAAAATGGCAAGGTAGACATGGCAATTAACCGCTTCGAAAACTTACCGCAATCGTTCCACCACAAACGAATTTGGAAGGATAGTTTTTGCTGCCTCGTAAAATCCGACAACCCAGTTATTACCAACTTTACGCTTGATGCCTATTTAAAGTCTCGCCATATTTGGGTAAGCAAAACAGGATTTGGTGTTGGGGTCGGAATGGATCCCGCAGATGTACAGAAGCTTGGCTGGGTTGACGAGGCGCTTGCACACTTTGGAAAACACCGAAACATCGCGACTTTTACGCGTAATTATCACGTTGCAATTCACTTAGCAAAAGAGCAGAACTTAATTGCAACATTGCCATCGAAAGCCGCGAATATCTATCGTGATGATCCGACTTTAGCCGTGCTAGAGCCACCTTTCCCAATTCCACCGTTTGAGTTAGATATGATTTGGAGCCCGTTATTACACCGTGATGCAAGTCATATTTGGTTGAGACAAAAAATTGCAGAGGTAGCTGAAGAGCTTACATAA
- a CDS encoding MarC family protein, which yields MEQYISTFIFFFAVIDPIGTIPVFIATTTGFDIATKRKIAVKATLVAAIVLLFFIIAGEIILNAIGIPLPAFAIAGGIVLFIFAMTMIFGEGKPSEEIKLDSKASDTAIFPLAMPSIASPGAMLAAVLLTKNSENNVFEQLQTSLIMLSVLAIVLLFLLVATKIHQWIGDSGASIVSRVMGLILASVAVSSVLAGIKEYFML from the coding sequence ATGGAACAATATATCTCAACGTTCATTTTTTTCTTTGCGGTCATCGACCCCATTGGCACCATTCCGGTATTTATCGCAACCACTACTGGCTTTGATATTGCTACAAAACGAAAAATAGCGGTTAAGGCAACACTGGTTGCTGCCATTGTGTTACTGTTTTTTATTATTGCTGGCGAAATTATTTTAAATGCCATTGGTATTCCTTTACCTGCATTTGCGATTGCTGGCGGCATCGTACTTTTCATCTTTGCCATGACAATGATTTTTGGCGAGGGTAAGCCAAGTGAAGAGATTAAGTTAGACAGTAAAGCATCAGACACCGCTATTTTCCCTTTAGCAATGCCTTCGATCGCAAGCCCAGGGGCAATGTTGGCTGCCGTTTTGCTTACTAAAAACAGCGAAAACAATGTATTTGAACAACTCCAAACATCGCTTATTATGCTCAGCGTATTGGCTATCGTGTTGCTATTTTTACTGGTTGCGACAAAAATTCACCAATGGATTGGTGATAGTGGCGCAAGTATCGTCAGCCGAGTAATGGGACTTATTTTAGCTTCCGTTGCGGTATCTAGCGTATTGGCGGGTATTAAAGAATATTTTATGTTGTAA
- the mltG gene encoding endolytic transglycosylase MltG, which produces MKKLFIIVAFLIAAASWWLSQQINKVKFEPLNISESLVEIKAGQTFNQLCQLWQRSGALSNCFPYQLYSKLEPKLFALQAGFYDLKGLTVLDAISKISRGEQHNFSFTIIEGMPIWEVKNKLLSAPYLTQDIDKLAAQLNIAQSSAEGWLYPDTYHYHGNDSALRLLKRAHTKMQSVLEQEWQNRMPDLPLNTPYEALILASIIEKETGVVAERDKVASVFINRLRKGMRLQTDPTIIYGIGEHFDGDIKREDIRKKTPYNTYRIDGLPPTPIAMPSRAAIHAALNPATTDYFYFVASGDGGHHFSKTLSEHNKAVKKFILKQ; this is translated from the coding sequence ATGAAAAAACTGTTTATCATAGTCGCATTTTTGATAGCAGCAGCGTCCTGGTGGTTATCTCAGCAAATAAATAAGGTTAAATTTGAACCACTTAATATCTCTGAGTCATTAGTTGAGATAAAGGCTGGGCAAACATTTAATCAGCTCTGTCAGCTATGGCAGCGTAGCGGGGCATTATCTAACTGCTTTCCTTATCAACTTTATAGTAAGTTAGAGCCTAAGTTATTCGCGTTACAAGCGGGCTTTTACGATCTTAAAGGGCTAACTGTGCTGGATGCCATCAGCAAAATTAGTCGTGGAGAGCAACACAACTTTAGCTTTACAATCATTGAAGGGATGCCCATTTGGGAAGTCAAAAACAAGCTCCTTAGTGCCCCTTACTTAACGCAAGACATTGATAAGCTGGCAGCACAACTGAATATAGCGCAAAGTTCAGCTGAAGGGTGGTTGTACCCCGACACCTACCATTACCATGGAAATGACTCAGCGCTGCGCTTACTTAAACGCGCCCATACCAAAATGCAGAGTGTGCTTGAGCAGGAGTGGCAAAACAGGATGCCAGATCTTCCTTTAAACACGCCTTATGAAGCCTTGATCTTGGCTTCGATTATTGAGAAAGAAACGGGCGTAGTCGCAGAAAGAGATAAAGTAGCCTCCGTTTTTATCAATCGCTTACGTAAGGGCATGCGTTTACAGACAGATCCAACCATTATTTATGGTATTGGTGAGCACTTTGATGGTGACATTAAACGTGAAGATATCCGTAAAAAGACGCCATATAATACCTATCGGATTGATGGCTTACCACCGACCCCCATTGCAATGCCGTCTCGTGCTGCTATCCATGCGGCACTTAATCCCGCAACAACCGATTATTTTTATTTTGTTGCGTCAGGAGATGGTGGGCACCACTTTTCGAAAACATTGTCTGAGCACAATAAAGCGGTGAAGAAATTTATTTTGAAACAGTGA
- the pabC gene encoding aminodeoxychorismate lyase — MDNQQLFSNTDRGLAYGDGFFTTALVRDGNIDLWPLHKARLTLCQQRLDFPELRLDKIESLAQEQVKDKAEAVLKILITRGCGGRGYQAPETPQPSVSIQVLPFPSHYKTWQQNGIEVALSRVKLGIQPLLAGLKTLNRLEQVLIKQDAQTLVCDDVIVMDINDMVIEASAANIIMIKENKLYTPDLSGSGIKGVFLTALESRHDIRVKKIAFDELKAADGVFICNSLMQLVPVVRIENKHFDIAYLHELKRRFLGK, encoded by the coding sequence GTGGATAATCAGCAGCTTTTTTCTAACACTGACAGAGGATTGGCCTATGGAGACGGTTTTTTTACCACTGCGTTAGTCCGTGATGGAAATATTGACTTGTGGCCACTTCACAAGGCGCGATTGACATTGTGTCAGCAGCGCTTGGACTTTCCCGAGTTACGATTAGATAAAATTGAGTCTTTAGCTCAAGAGCAAGTTAAAGATAAAGCGGAAGCGGTGCTAAAGATCCTTATCACTCGAGGGTGCGGGGGCCGCGGTTACCAAGCTCCTGAGACGCCTCAGCCAAGTGTGAGTATTCAGGTCTTACCTTTTCCTTCACACTATAAAACATGGCAGCAAAATGGGATTGAGGTCGCATTAAGCCGAGTTAAACTGGGTATTCAGCCATTACTAGCTGGATTAAAGACACTGAATCGGTTAGAACAAGTACTTATTAAACAAGATGCACAGACATTGGTTTGCGACGATGTTATTGTGATGGATATCAATGATATGGTGATTGAAGCGTCAGCGGCAAATATCATCATGATTAAAGAAAACAAGCTGTATACACCAGATCTTAGTGGCTCAGGCATTAAAGGCGTATTCTTAACCGCACTTGAAAGTAGGCATGATATTAGGGTCAAAAAAATTGCTTTTGACGAGTTAAAAGCAGCTGATGGCGTATTTATTTGTAATAGTTTAATGCAGTTGGTACCTGTAGTAAGAATTGAGAATAAACATTTCGATATCGCCTACTTACATGAATTGAAAAGGCGATTTTTAGGGAAGTAA
- the fabF gene encoding beta-ketoacyl-ACP synthase II, protein MAKRRVVVTGLGMLTPLGNDVASTWQGLLEGRSGIRNITHFDTEGFGTKFAGLVNDFDVTEYISPKDAKKMDVFIQYGIAAGVQAIKDSGLEVNEENAARVGVAIGSGIGGLTLIEENHVKLLNSGPRKLSPFYVPSTIINMISGHLSIMHGLRGPNISIVTACTTGLHNIGHAARMIAYGDADAMVAGGAEKASTPIGMGGFSAARALSTRNDDPQAASRPWDKDRDGFVLADGAGVIVLEEYEHAKARGAKIYAELVGFGMSGDAYHMTSPPEDGAGAAQAMVNALNDAGINAEQVGYINAHGTSTPAGDVAETHAVKSVFGSAAKDVMVSSSKSMMGHLLGAAGSVESIISILALQDQKVTPTINLDNPDEGCDLDYVPHTARDAKLEYTLCNSFGFGGTNGSLLFKKV, encoded by the coding sequence GTGGCTAAACGTCGAGTCGTAGTAACTGGCTTAGGTATGTTGACGCCGCTGGGTAATGATGTTGCATCTACCTGGCAGGGCTTATTAGAAGGCCGTAGTGGCATTCGCAATATCACGCATTTTGACACAGAAGGTTTCGGAACTAAGTTTGCTGGTTTAGTTAACGACTTTGATGTCACTGAGTATATTTCCCCTAAAGATGCTAAAAAAATGGATGTTTTCATCCAGTATGGTATCGCTGCAGGTGTACAGGCTATAAAAGACTCAGGTCTTGAAGTTAACGAAGAGAATGCCGCAAGAGTTGGTGTAGCCATTGGCTCTGGTATAGGTGGTTTGACGCTAATTGAAGAAAACCACGTTAAACTATTAAATAGTGGCCCACGCAAGCTTTCTCCGTTTTACGTACCTTCTACCATTATCAATATGATTTCTGGCCACTTGTCTATCATGCATGGCTTAAGAGGTCCAAATATTTCGATTGTTACTGCATGTACAACTGGCCTTCATAATATCGGCCATGCGGCCCGTATGATTGCATATGGCGATGCGGATGCGATGGTAGCTGGCGGTGCTGAAAAAGCGTCAACCCCAATTGGTATGGGCGGTTTTAGTGCAGCTCGTGCGCTTTCTACGCGTAACGATGATCCGCAAGCGGCTTCTCGCCCTTGGGATAAAGACCGTGATGGTTTTGTGCTAGCTGATGGAGCCGGTGTGATCGTACTGGAAGAGTATGAGCATGCGAAAGCTCGTGGTGCGAAGATTTACGCTGAACTGGTTGGCTTTGGTATGAGTGGCGATGCATATCATATGACGTCGCCACCAGAAGATGGTGCTGGCGCTGCACAAGCCATGGTTAATGCATTGAATGACGCAGGGATCAATGCAGAGCAGGTTGGCTATATCAATGCACACGGTACTTCCACTCCGGCGGGTGACGTTGCAGAGACGCATGCTGTAAAGTCGGTATTTGGTTCTGCGGCAAAAGATGTAATGGTGAGCTCGTCTAAATCAATGATGGGCCACTTACTTGGTGCTGCGGGCTCAGTTGAATCAATTATTTCGATTCTTGCACTGCAAGACCAAAAAGTAACGCCGACCATTAACTTAGATAACCCAGATGAAGGTTGTGATTTAGACTACGTGCCTCATACTGCCCGTGATGCCAAGCTAGAGTACACTTTGTGTAATTCTTTTGGCTTCGGTGGAACAAACGGTTCATTGCTATTTAAAAAGGTGTAG
- the acpP gene encoding acyl carrier protein translates to MSDIQERVKKIIVEQLGVKEEEVKSEASFVDDLGADSLDTVELVMALEEEFDTEIPDEEAEKITTVQAAIDYVTAHAE, encoded by the coding sequence ATGAGCGACATCCAAGAACGCGTAAAGAAAATTATTGTTGAACAACTAGGTGTTAAAGAAGAAGAAGTTAAATCAGAAGCGTCTTTCGTTGATGATTTAGGTGCTGATTCTCTAGACACTGTTGAGCTTGTAATGGCGCTAGAAGAAGAGTTCGATACAGAGATCCCTGATGAAGAAGCTGAGAAAATCACTACTGTTCAGGCAGCTATCGACTACGTTACTGCTCACGCTGAGTAA
- the fabG gene encoding 3-oxoacyl-ACP reductase FabG — translation MSNLFSLEGKVVLVTGASRGIGKSIANALVAQGAKVAGTATSESGAERISEYLGENGKGYALNVTDVDSIAATLDAIKAELGDIDVLVNNAGITRDNLLMRMKDQEWDDIIDTNLSSIFRLSKAVLRPMMKKKNGRIINIGSVVGTMGNAGQANYAAAKAGVIGFTKSLAREVASRGITVNTVAPGFIQTDMTDELTDEQKAATLANVPAGRLGQPEEIAAAVVYLASDAAAYVSGETLHVNGAMYMV, via the coding sequence ATGAGTAATTTATTTTCTTTAGAAGGTAAGGTAGTACTAGTAACAGGTGCTAGCCGTGGCATTGGTAAATCAATTGCTAACGCTTTGGTTGCGCAAGGCGCAAAAGTTGCAGGCACTGCAACGAGTGAGTCTGGTGCAGAGCGTATCTCTGAGTATCTAGGCGAAAATGGTAAAGGTTATGCGCTAAACGTGACAGATGTCGACTCAATCGCAGCAACTTTAGATGCAATCAAAGCAGAATTAGGTGATATCGATGTGTTGGTAAACAACGCTGGTATCACTCGCGATAACTTGCTGATGCGCATGAAAGATCAAGAATGGGATGACATCATCGATACTAATTTATCATCTATTTTCCGCTTATCAAAAGCCGTACTTCGTCCAATGATGAAGAAGAAAAATGGCCGTATCATTAACATTGGCTCGGTAGTGGGCACTATGGGTAATGCGGGTCAAGCTAACTATGCTGCTGCAAAAGCGGGTGTAATTGGTTTTACAAAATCATTGGCGCGTGAGGTTGCATCTCGTGGTATTACGGTAAATACTGTAGCACCGGGCTTCATTCAGACAGATATGACGGATGAGCTAACTGATGAGCAAAAAGCAGCGACTTTGGCGAATGTACCAGCAGGTCGTTTAGGCCAACCAGAAGAAATCGCTGCAGCTGTGGTTTATTTAGCGTCAGATGCGGCAGCTTATGTTTCTGGCGAAACTTTGCACGTAAATGGTGCGATGTACATGGTTTAA